Proteins encoded together in one Pithys albifrons albifrons isolate INPA30051 chromosome 29, PitAlb_v1, whole genome shotgun sequence window:
- the MTHFD2 gene encoding bifunctional methylenetetrahydrofolate dehydrogenase/cyclohydrolase, mitochondrial codes for MATALCPLRALGRAALRPRARRLHLSVPRADAVVISGRKLARQIRQEARHEVEQWVAAGHRRPHLSVVLVGQDPASHSYVLNKTKAAADVGISSETILRPESVSEEELLDLIAKLNDDANVDGVLVQLPLPGHMDERRVCNAVSPAKDVDGFHVLNVGRLCLDQDSMLPATPWGVWEIIQRTGIPTLGRNVVVAGRSKNVGMPIAMLLHTDGRHERPGGDATVTISHRYTPKEQLKQHTIRADIVVAAAGIPNLITADMVKEGAAVIDVGITRVQDPVTAKCRLVGDVDFEGVRKKASFITPVPGGVGPMTVAMLMKNTIIAAKKLQKPQELEALSV; via the exons ATGGCAACCGCGCTGTGTCCGCTCCGCGCCCTGGGCCGCGCCGCGCtccggccccgcgcccgccgcctgCACCTCAGCGTGCCCAG GGCCGACGCTGTGGTGATCTCGGGCAGGAAGCTGGCGCGGCAGATCCGGCAGGAAGCGCGGCACGAGGTGGAGCAGTGGGTggcagcagggcacaggaggCCCCACCTGAGCGTGGTGCTGGTGGGGCAGGACCCTGCCAGCCACTCCTACGTGCTCAACAAGACCAAGGCGGCAGCTGACGTGG GGATCAGCAGTGAGACCATCCTCAGACCAGAGTCCGTCtctgaggaggagctgctggaccTCATTGCCAAACTCAACGACGATGCCAACGTGGATGGGGTGCTggtgcagctccctctgccag GGCACATGGACGAGCGCCGTGTGTGCAACGCCGTCAGCCCCGCCAAGGACGTCGACGGGTTCCACGTGCTCAACGTGGGCCGCCTGTGCCTGGACCAGGACTCCATGCTGCCAGCCACGCCCTGGGGCGTCTGGGAGATCATCCAGAGGACTG GGATCCCAACGCTGGGCAGGAACGTGGTGGTGGCAGGAAGGTCCAAGAACGTGGGGATGCCCATCGCGATGCTGCTGCACACGGACGGCAGGCACGAGCGCCCCGGAG GAGATGCCACAGTGACCATCTCCCACCGGTACACgcccaaggagcagctgaagcagCACACGATCCGTGCGGACATCGTGGTGGCGGCAGCGG GCATTCCCAACCTCATCACTGCAGACATGGTCAAGGAAGGAGCTGCAGTGATCGACGTGGGCATCACCAGGGTGCAGGATCCTGTCACTGCCAAGTGCAGGCTGGTGGGGGACGTGGATTTTGAAG gggtGAGGAAGAAGGCGAGTTTCATCACGCCCGTGCCCGGCGGCGTCGGGCCCATGACCGTGGCCATGCTCATGAAGAACACCATCATTGCTGCCAAGAAGCTGCAGAagccccaggagctggaggCCCTGAGTGTGTAG